TTGCGAACGTATTTTATTACCTTTAATTGCCCGTATTATCAAATATCTGGCCAGCGCCATATTAAGAGGCAGCATAGCGGCCGCTGCGTCAATCGATTCATCCCAGTCCGAGCCGCCTTCACCAAGTAAAATAACTGGTCCGAAAATCTCATCGGATTTTACTTTTACCCTTAGCTCATAAGCGCCTATGCGGCTGGCCATTGCCTGAACAATCAGGCCCTGAACAGAGGCAGACGGATAGTTGAGTTGTACACCATCAAGAATGGACTGCGCTGCACTCTGTACCTCAACAGGGTTTCGCAGGTTAAGTACTACACCGTTAACGTCGGACTTATGGGCAATATCCGGCGAACGCAACTTAACCGCTACAGGGTAACTTATCTGATCGGCAATCTGTACCGCTTCCGCCGGCTCTTGTGCAATCCATGTGTCAAGAACGGTAAACTTGTAGTATTTGAGTAGCGGAGAAATCTGGTGGGTATCCAGAGTAACTTCACTTTGCGTGGTTTGCTCGATGACCCAGTCGCGCGCTTGTTTAACGCTGGCCTGATCCACTTGTTCTGACGTGGTTGGTGTTTCCATCAGATGTTTCTGGTTACGGCGGTACTCAACGAGGTGCATGTAGGCCACTACCGCACTTTCCGGTGTCCGGTAAGTAGGTATACCTGCCTGTGTGAACAGCAGGCGTGCCTCTCGGGTGGTCTTCTCGCCCGTCCAGTTGGTAAGAATATTGAATCTCTTATGTCTGGGGTGTTTTTTCACGCACTCTATAACGGCTTCTGCCGTTTCTGTTGAATGGGCAATGGCCGACGGTGAATGCATAATAAGCAGGGCGTCAATATCATCGCTATCTAACATGGTATTGATGGTATCGACATAACGTTTTTTATCGGCGTCACCAATCATATCGACAGGGTTACTTCTCGACCATGATGAGGGTAACTTAGCATCAAGCATGGTTATGGTATTGTCGCTGAGATCCGCAAGTTTCCCCCCCCATTGAAGAAGGGTATCTACTGCCATTATTGATGGGCCGCCGCCGTTTGTAATAATACCGAGACGTTCTCCGCGCAGTGGCACTGAATGGGTAAGGGTTTCAACAGCAGCAAAAAGCTCGTGAGTGTTGTTTACCCGTAGCATACCGGTACGACGTATGGCAGAGTCGTAAATAATATCTAGGGTGTCTGTGCCGCCGGTATGACGGATAGCGGCCTGACGTCCGGCGTAGGTTTTACCACCTTTAAGTACCAAAATACGGCGGTTACGGGAAGCCGCCCTTGCAGCCGACATAAAACGGCGTGCGTCTTTAATTGAGTCAATATAGAGCAATATTGCGTTGGTTTTACTGTCTGTACAGAGGTGATCAAGAAGCTCGGCAACATCGATATCACTGCCGTTACCGATAGAGATAAATGAAGAAAAACCGATGCCTTTGTCATTTGCCCAGTCGAGAACTGTGGTACACACAGCTGCCGATTGCGAGATAAATGCGATGTTTCCCTGCGCTGCGCTGACGGGTGAAAAGGACGCATTAAAGTTCTTCCATGGCAGAATAATGCCAAGACTGTTTGAACCCAGAACGCGGATTCCGTTTTTCTTCGCTATCTCTATACACTCTTCTTCAATGGTTTTTGACCCTTCAACCGGGGTATGCATATCTGATGAAAGCACTATAGCGGTGGAGACCTTCTTTTCCGCCAGTTGCTCAAATATCTGTTTATTGCGGCTTGCGTGAGTACAGAGAACGGCAACGTCCGGAACAATGGGTAAAGAGTTAATATCCGGATAAGCCAGCACACCGCATACCGCCTTGTATTTCGGAGAGACGGGCATAATCGCTCCCTGAAACCCTCCTTCCAGCAGATTGGTCATCACCACCTTACCGGCACGGAAAGGGGTATTAGATGCTCCTATAACGGCAACAGATGTTGGTTTTAGCAACTTGGCGATATTGTTCATAGATACCTCAAAGAGATGCACGTAATAGAATCATAATCGAATTTTAACCGATTGCGCATGAGGTAAAGTAACTCTTGCTAAACCATCACTTATAACGTGCAATAGCTCACATCAAATCAGGGTAAATTAGAAATAGCCCCTTGATATTATTGAAATCCAAGGGCATGATGCCAACAGGATTCTATTGATACAGCTAATTAAATAAATTATGAAAAAGATTTCCATAATCAGTATTTCATTACTCCTGGCGGCTTGTTCTACTTCAGGCGATTACGTTACGGAAGTTACTTCTGACAGCTTCCGCGAAGAGTATAAAACTGAGCCGGTAGTGGAGGCGATTGCTGCAAATAGCATGACTGAAAGTACCATGGAACAGGCTCCTGTTCAGCAGGCAGAACCTGCCATGACTCAAAAGCAAAATATGGTTCGTGTAACACGTACACAACCAATGCAACAGCAGATGCAACAGCAACCAAGAATGGTGACACCGGCTGCCTCTAACAATAAAACGGTTAGAATTATTGCCCCAACCAGAAAGCAGGTTGAAAGCAACAAGCGTTACGGATTTACTATTCAGGTTATCGCGGTCGACAGCTCTGCAAAGGCGACAAATCTGGCTAAGAAGCTACCTAGCGACCACCCGGTATGGGAAAACTACAAGCAAGTAAACGGAACGCAATGGTACACCTTACTTTACGGTGATTACGCAACCCGCTCTGAAGCTAAAGCGGCGATTCAGACCCTTCCACAGATGTTCCGTGATCTGAAGCCTTTTGTTAAGAGTCTTGATGAGGTGAAGAACTCACCTTATCCGAAACTGATTAAACTTAGATAATTCAAGGACCTTCGGGTCCTTTCTTTTTGGTGATTATTCGCGCATTCAACTCCCCCGAAACGGGAACACGCCAGTTTTTCCTGTACCTTAACAGTCAAAAGGTTATGATGTGCGGATACTATTTTTGTTGTTCCATGGATACAGGTAGATGACTAAAACAACTATAGCTCTTCTATGTGGCGGCGGTTCTTCTGAACATGAAGTATCGCTTATTTCAGCTGAGTATATCTTCCAGCAACTTTCTAAACATTCAGACTTCAGTATTGTCCGTGTTGAAATAACCAAAGATGGCTGGATTTACGACGATCAACAGGTTGTTTTTGATATCAGTAAGAAAGCCCTGGTGGCAGAAGAGTTGGATATAGCAATAGATTATATCGTGCCTTGTGTTCATGGTTATCCCGGTGAAACCGGTGACCTTCAGTCAATGTTTGAGTTGGCTGGTGTTCCTTACCTCGGTTGTGATCCTGAAGCTAGTAAGAATAGCTTTAATAAAATCACTTCTAAGCTTTGGTATGACGCACTGGGTATACCTAATACTCCCTACCTGTTTCTTACCGAAAACAACCCGCAATCCAAACAGAGTGCTTATAACGCTTTTGATAAGTGGGGTAAGCTATTTGTTAAAGCTGCAAGTCAGGGATCATCAGTTGGTTGCTACAGTGTCACAAATTCTGACGAGCTTTCAGACATTATTGATAGCGCATTCGGTTATTCCGATCAGGTGCTAATAGAGAAATCACTGAAACCACGTGAGTTAGAAGTAGCTGCCTATGAATACGAAGGCCAGTTATATGTCACTGCTCCGGGGGAAGTCATTGCGCCAGAAGGGGACTTCTACTCTTATGAAGAGAAGTACAGTGCAGACAGCCATTCTGTAACAGAAGTTGAGGCTCAAGGGGTGTCTGAAGAGATGACTGCCAAGATAGCAACATATTCTAAGATGGTCTTTAACCAGATGAAACTTAAAGATTTGTCTCGCATCGACTTCTTTTTAACCGAAGAAGGGGAGCTATACCTTAACGAAGTGAACACCTTCCCCGGAATGACGCCTATTTCCATGTTTCCTAAGATGATGGAACATAATGGCCATAAGTTTAGTGACTATCTGGCGTCTGCTATCAGAAGAGCCGTTAACTCCAGGGTTTAATCGCCCTGAATTTAGCCATTTCCCCTTCGGCAGTGCTGGTTTTCTCTAAGTATTGAGCCGGCATTGCCGGACTCATCCAGCGACCGAAGTCTTGTATCTCTTTTAATTTATATCCCTGAGTTTGCAACTCTTTAGTGGCACCGACTCGTGCAGACTGGCCGTTAAACTTCATATGTTCTGGTAAGCCTAGCAGGTCACTGGCTCTTCTTAATATGCGATAAATGGAGGAGTCATCAAGTTGCCCCGTACCTATATTGCTGTGCTTATCAATTCTCCTGAAAAGAACACCTTGAGAGCCATATAACAGCCGTACCCATTTTGATATTGCCTTGCAGGCAAGTTCAGAGAGTTGATACTTGTTCTCACCAACCCGTAATAGAGCGTGACTTTTTTGTAACGAAATATCTTCAATTTGCAGTTTTTTTAGTTCTGAGCGTTTTAAAGCGCACTCAAACATAACGAAATAGATAGAAAGGTCCCTGATGCCTCTTATCTCCGGGCATGACGATAACATTATGTTTAGCTGTAACAGATGTTCTTTTGTTAATGGTGATGACTGTTTTGCATCCCCATGCTTTTTAAGCCTTAACTGCTGCAATGTAAACTTAATCTGCCTGTGATTAGTTGGATCACTATAGCAGTGAATAAAATGAATTATGCCTATTGTGATACTGTAACGCCGAAGAGTCGCGAATTTTCGGTCTCTGCACTCATGTTCTAAGAAAAGCCTTACGGCAGTAACAGAAGCGGGAAGGGGGCGTACATGCTTTGACTCACAAAATAACACAAATCTATTCCAGTCTGTTCTCATCGCCAAAACAGAGCTACGGGAGTATTTTCCTTGGGTCAGTTGAACAACGTCTTGCTCTGTAACCGTTTCAGACCAACGCTTTACGCTTGATGCGCAGTGTTTGGGATTGTCTATTGGCGAAACTTTTTTTCTCATCTTTAAAGCACTATAACTCTATAAACGTAACAAAATAATACGCTTGAATATACGATAAATACAATTATTATATAAGAAAACAATACTTAATGAATAAACATCAATGGCTACTACGTTTCACAGAGGGTACTGCATACAATCTGGAGCTGATAAAGATGTATGGCACGTACGCGTAAAAAAACAAGTTCTCAGCGGCAACCTGCCCGCGGTTAAGAAATCTATTGATTGGTGGTGTGATACTGCCACAATTATTGATCCGAAAGAGTTTGCTTCACTGGCACCGAAGAAAGACGAAGAAGTGAACGAACAGCAGGAAGACTACAATGGCCACTTGCTTAAGAGTGACAGCGGAGCTAAAAACAGCTGGTACTGCTTTTTCAATGGCAAGTTAGTGAAAGGCTCTAAAGACGCGATCAAAAAGCATATCGATAAACACAGCGAAGTTAACGCAACAAGAAACAAGTCATGACACTCGTATACTCAACAGAAACCGGCCGCATTAAGCCAGAAGAACAAAAAGTAGCTCGCCCTAAAGGCGATGGTATCGTTAGAATTCAACGCCAGACTAAAGGGCGAAAAGGTAAAGGCGTTTGCATTGTTACCGGCCTTGACCTAGATGATAAGGCACTAAAACTAATGGCAGCAGAGCTTAAAAAAGTCTGTGGTTGTGGTGGTGCCGTTAAACAAGGCGATATTGAAATACAAGGTGACAACCGGGATAAAATCAAAGCTCACCTTGAGAAGAAGGGACTGACCGTTAAACTAGCGGGTGGTTAAGCCTTAAATTAGTAAAGCCGACGTTTGTCGGCTTTGGTTATAAAATCCTATTTAACATAAGATACATAATGCGCACTTTAATAGTTGCTTTATTTAATTAAATCAATGAGATATTTAAGCGTCACCAGTGACGCACACTGAATTTTGATGCTCCGGTACATTCCGAACCACAGATTTTCATTTTGGTGTTTACTTGGAGTTTCGCTATGGCCTAGCAGAAAGAAGGTGTTTTTTGGAATGGCCAAGACTGGCAAAAGACTGTTTCGGGCGTTCACTGTCTGTCGAACCTACAGACAGTATCACGCGCCCTTATATCTCGGTGACTCGCTGCGCTCGGGGCGATGCCCAGTTGTCACAGCTTTCAGGACCTGGGAAGTCACATAAATCAAAATCGATATTTGATGAATCAAAATGAAGTTTTAATTATGGTTCATAACCATCGAAATCACCGGCATCCAACATGCTTTTATGAAGCTCAGGTGTTAGCTCAATCAACTCCAAATCGTCACCATGTTCAAATGACAATACTTGATGCATTTCCCCTAATGATTTGAATGTATACCAGCCTTCATCCGGAGTAAAAGTAGAAATCATTTCCTCACAAGAGGCATCATAATAAACCTTCATATCAAGTCCTTATTCAGATACTTATCGCAGTTGCTGAGAGTATCATCTAATCCAATCTGCCAAAAGTCATGGCACCTAGGACATTGTTCTTCATAAAGAAAAATTTGATTGTTGGAAATGTATTCAGTGCAAAGAAAGTCAATGTCTCCACAAAGAGGACAGCAATCCCGACGTTTAAAGCGTCGGGTTCGATTATTATTGATATCTCTGCTCATCGTTTCCACCCATGGGTAAGTGCTGAAGCAGTCACCCCATCACGACGACCGAAATGTCTATCCAAAGCCAAGCACAACTCATCCAGATGGAAAGCCGCCATGTGTTTAGATGGACGGTATTTATCATAGAGAATGACTATTGAATCCTCTACTCTATCTTTTGATGTCGGTGATTTACGCTCAAGAATACAAATACGTTTCGCCATATCGTAAGGCAACAGTTTTCTGTAAATTGGTGGGTCATACTGGTCTCTGGTCGGAATTTTGAGTTTTAAAAGCCGAGCATAGTACGCAATAGAACTACAGCTACGATTAAGCCTTTTAGCACAGCCCTTTGTACCGAGAAGCCAGTAGTTTTTGATAAGAAAAAGCTCTTGTTTGACTGACAAAGCCTTGCAGCGTTTAATCCCTAACTTTCTTAACCTGTCACCTATTGTATTGGGAGACTTTTCAAAAAACGCCCCAATCTCATCAAGAGAGCAGCCCTTTTTATACATCGACTCGAGAGTCTTATTATCTTCATCCGTCCAATATCGATATGACCTAGTTTGCTTAGGCTCTGAAGTATCTATGGGACGCTTGACCAGCAAATCAGAGAAAGAGCATTCGCTGGCCTGTAGTTCTGTTGTTGCCGTACTGACGTTATCCATAGCTGATCCTTTTTATTATTGTTTCATGGATGCTTTGAAGTGAGCCTTTATATCCTCATCAACAGGGATAAGCTCAATAACCTTGGAGCCTGCAAGCGGGTCGTCATAATCCAGCGCGGTATCAACTTCATATTCACGTCTGGGAACCAAAGCACCAGTATCACGAAGCTGACAAGCGTAGTTGTAATCCATATACAACGGCTGGTCATACTTGAGATTGATTTCTCCGGACTCACCAAACACCTGACGCTTAAAAGAACCAGTATCAAGGTCTCTAAGCGGACGGCTGATATTCAGAATGGCAGATTTGCCACGCTCACCATCCATAAACGTGATACCCAGAACGAATAAACCTTTTTTCATAATGTCACCTAATAGCTACTTAATATTTCATCAACCAAACGGTTGTATGTACATGGATAACCAAGCTTAGGGTCTCCCCTTGCAATGGTTTCTATGACCTTGTTTGCGTCTCCGTTGTAAAGACGAGAAAGGTCTGAGATTACCCGACCCCACTGGCGGCGAAGCCAATAGGTAGAGGAAAGGACTTCCAAAGCGGCACGTTTTTCAGGCTTTGGTTTAGTATCAAATGGCTCTGAAGACTCGATAGAAGCGGCATAGGCGTTGATTGCTGCAAAAGCCCCTGCAAGGTTACGCAGTATCTCTATAGACCATTCTTTCAGCTCTACCTCAGAGCGATACCAGATAACGGTCGTATCTGTCAGATTCTGCTCAAGAGCCTTGTTATAGATACGCCAATAAATACGAGAGCTACGGGAGCCAACGCTGATTTGCTCTTTAACATACTTTCTGGAGCCGTCAGGCAACCATGAATACTCATAGTCCTCTTTGACCTTGGGATTTTTGCCCCTGACAGAAGGCTTGAATGCGCCCTCATAGGCGGCTGTTAGCGCGTATTTGCAATCAAAAAGGCCGTGGAAGTCATCAAAGGCTAAATCCGCACGTTTAACATGCGTAATGTGCAAAACGTTATTAAGCCAGTGATACAGAGAAAACAGGGAGCGGACAGCCAGCACATGTTTACAACCAGTGCCGTTTATCGAGATATGTATAGTATCGTTATTACCGCCAATGCCGATGCGGCCACAGTAAGACTCTCCACATGGAGACAGTAAGTTAAAAGAGTTTTCATAGAACTGAAATTGCTTATCCAGTGGTGCAGACATGGATAGTCCAAGCACCTTGTTGACGAACACACGCAAGCACTCCTCAAAGTACTGACGCATGACAAAATCGGTGTATGCCTTATAGTCCTCATAGGATTGACCATCCCTGATTATCTGACGATTAATAACCGGAGCCTGAGGAAAGTGAGGTTGAGTCTGTCTGGTGAAGCCAATAAAGCCAGCACGTTCACAGTGGCGAAGGTCTTTAATCTTGAAGGTAAAAGCCAACCAATCGAGCTGTATGCCGGAATCATTATGGTTACCCTGCCCTGTTAAATTAGCTTGGATTTGCTGAGCCTCATTCATGTGCATTGAGAAGCCCCGCATCAACGCGCTCTTCACGAGTCATATCATCAATAGATATCAGCTCATAATCAGCGTATTCAGAATCACAGTAAGAAACCAGATTAGGCATCGACTTGAAAAAATCCCAATGACCGTCAAGGAAAACCGAGACGGTGTAATCGGGCATCATGTCGTAGAAAACTCTGGTCACTCTAAAATTCTGTCAAGTATGATTTTTCATACTTTAAACAACACAAATGGATATGTAAAGTCTTGGGTGTTAAAAACCATATGTATAATTACAGAAAAGGAAACCTAAGAGATGAAAATCATGCTTCAAGATGTACTTAAAGAAACACGAGAGATTAGAGGATTAAAACAAAGTGAAATCGCTGAGTATGTAGGTGTAACTCCTCAAACCTATATGAAATGGGAAAACGGGAAGAATGAACCCAAAGCGAGCCACCTGAAAAAACTAGCTGAGATCCTCAAGGTATCTGAAATTGAAATGTGTAGAGGAAAACGCAATTCGGAAAGTTATCACCCTATAGAATTCATGAAAAATATTGCTAAATATCAAAGATATATAGATAGCGTCACCTTCACATCAATACTTTTTGATTACATAGAAGATAAAAGTGACTTTATCGACAAACTCGAAGAGGAAATTAAGAGTACTCACGGATTTACAGGTGATGAAATTAAGTACTTAAGTGAGGATGAAAAGATATCTGCCCATGGTTACAAAAAGGCTATAGATATTGTAAATCAAAGCGAATAGCCCTCTCAGGCCTGATTGTTACGTGGAATAAACCCCCGTATTACTAGACGGGGGTTCTGGTTCGTCAGTTCTGTCTGGTACCCTCCATTTAGGTACCATCCGCTGCGCGGATACCTCCTAAAAGGCACCTCCCAGCCAGCCTTCCTCCTCGTAACTTCTCCTCAGTCTCGTCGGCGCTACTCGTCGTCATAAGGAAAACAATGGACATAAATATTGATAGAGTAAAATGCGCTATTGTTGTCCTCCTGCTATTAATATTTTTCTGGGCAGGACGCGCAACAAATAGCAATAACACTGCAGAGTGGACAGTTATCAAAGATTTAACGATGACTCTTTGTAGCTTAGGTACTGTTTTAATTGCAGTTTTAGCACTCAATAATTGGAAGGCTCAAGCTAAGAATCTAAAGATAGATCAAGTGTTAGAGACTTTATCACCATTAGAAAAAATTCAGTTAGCATGTTCCCATTCAGTTTTAGCTATGCACATGAGGTATGAAGAGGATGCTTTGGAATGGGAGCCTCATGCCGAAACTTATCAGGATAGGTACCGAAAGCTAGTTGATGAAATAATAGAGCATAAACATAAAATTAAGCTATTAAGACGTTATTTAAGTAAAGAAGATTATCAAGCACTTGTTGGAAAACTATGTTTGTACGAAACAAATATAACTCTTACAAAGCAATACTTTATACACAAGTATCCAGATCTTTTTTATGACGAGCGCAGCGCATTTGTAAGCATAAATAACCTAAACGCTAGAGCTCTCAAAGCAGAGTCTGAAAAGCTATTTAGAGAATATGCATTGAGTTTATACAATCTACAGTGACGCATTATGCAAATTATGTGTACGGGCTTTCATTGCAAAGCGATTCTCGTTACTAACATGTACGTAGCAAGCTACGACAATGAGTAAGTTCCTCACCCACTCTTTACCGCTTCAAGGTCGTCAGTGCTGGCGCAATAGTACTGACGACAAACCACTCAACATAATTCGAAAACACATAATGCGCACTTTAATAGTTGCTTTATTTAATTAAATCAATGAGATATTTAAGCGTCACCAGTGACGCACACTGAATTTTGATGCTCCGGTACATTCCGAACCACAGATTTTCATTTTGGTGTTTACTTGGAGTTTCGCTATGGCCTAGCAGAAAGAAGGTGTTTTTTGGAATGGCCAAGACTGGCAAAAGACTGTTTCGGGCGTTCACTGTCTGTCGAACCTACAGACAGTATCACGCGCCCTTATATCTCGGTGACTCGCTGCGCTCGGGGCGATGCCCAGTTGTCACAGCTTTCAGGACCTGGGAAGTCACATAAATCAAAATCGATATTTGATGAATCAAAATGAAGTTTTAATTATGGTTCATAACCATCGAAATCACCGGCATCCAACATGCTTTTATGAAGCTCAGGTGTTAGCTCAATCAACTCCAAATCGTCACCATGTTCAAATGACAATACTTGATGCATTTCCCCTAATGATTTGAATGTATACCAGCCTTCATCCGGAGTAAAAGTAGAAATCATTTCCTCACAAGAGGCATCATAATAAACCTTCATATCAAGTCCTTATTCAGATACTTATCGCAGTTGCTGAGAGTATCATCTAATCCAATCTGCCAAAAGTCATGGCACCTAGGACATTGTTCTTCATAAAGAAAAATTTGATTGTTGGAAATGTATTCAGTGCAAAGAAAGTCAATGTCTCCACAAAGAGGACAGCAATCCCGACGTTTAAAGCGTCGGGTTCGATTATTATTGATATCTCTGCTCATCGTTTCCACCCATGGGTAAGTGCTGAAGCAGTCACCCCATCACGACGACCGAAATGTCTATCCAAAGCCAAGCACAACTCATCCAGATGGAAAGCCGCCATGTGTTTAGATGGACGGTATTTATCATAGAGAATGACTATTGAATCCTCTACTCTATCTTTTGATGTCGGTGATTTACGCTCAAGAATACAAATACGTTTCGCCATATCGTAAGGCAACAGTTTTCTGTAAATTGGTGGGTCATACTGGTCTCTGGTCGGAATTTTGAGTTTTAAAAGCCGAGCATAGTACGCAATAGAACTACAGCTACGATTAAGCCTTTTAGCACAGCCCTTTGTACCGAGAAGCCAGTAGTTTTTGATAAGAAAAAGCTCTTGTTTGACTGACAAAGCCTTGCAGCGTTTAATCCCTAACTTTCTTAACCTGTCACCTATTGTATTGGGAGACTTTTCAAAAAACGCCCCAATCTCATCAAGAGAGCAGCCCTTTTTATACATCGACTCGAGAGTCTTATTATCTTCATCCGTCCAATATCGATATGACCTAGTTTGCTTAGGCTCTGAAGTATCTATGGGACGCTTGACCAGCAAATCAGAGAAAGAGCATTCGCTGGCCTGTAGTTCTGTTGTTGCCGTACTGACGTTATCCATAGCTGATCCTTTTTATTATTGTTTCATGGATGCTTTGAAGTGAGCCTTTATATCCTCATCAACAGGGATAAGCTCAATAACCTTGGAGCCTGCAAGCGGGTCGTCATAATCCAGCGCGGTATCAACTTCATATTCACGTCTGGGAACCAAAGCACCAGTATCACGAAGCTGACAAGCGTAGTTGTAATCCATATACAACGGCTGGTCATACTTGAGATTGATTTCTCCGGACTCACCAAACACCTGACGCTTAAAAGAACCAGTATCAAGGTCTCTAAGCGGACGGCTGATATTCAGAATGGCAGATTTGCCACGCTCACCATCCATAAACGTGATACCCAGAACGAATAAACCTTTTTTCATAATGTCACCTAATAGCTACTTAATATTTCATCAACCAAACGGTTGTATGTACATGGATAACCAAGCTTAGGGTCTCCCCTTGCAATGGTTTCTATGACCTTGTTTGCGTCTCCGTTGTAAAGACGAGAAAGGTCTGAGATTACCCGACCCCACTGGCGGCGAAGCCAATAGGTAGAGGAAAGGACTTCCAAAGCGGCACGTTTTTCAGGCTTTGGTTTAGTATCAAATGGCTCTGAAGACTCGATAGAAGCGGCATAGGCGTTGATTGCTGCAAAAGCCCCTGCAAGGTTACGCAGTATCTCTATAGACCATTCTTTCAGCTCTACCTCAGAGCGATACCAGATAACGGTCGTATCTGTCAGATTCTGCTCAAGAGCCTTGTTATAGATACGCCAATAAATACGAGAGCTACGGGAGCCAACGCTGATTTGCTCTTTAACATACTTTCTGGAGCCGTCAGGCAACCATGAATACTCATAGTCCTCTTTGACCTTGGGATTTTTGCCCCTGACAGAAGGCTTGAATGCGCCCTCATAGGCGGCTGTTAGCGCGTATTTGCAATCAAAAAGGCCGTGGAAGTCATCAAAGGCTAAATCCGCACGTTTAACATGCGTAATGTGCAAAACGTTATTAAGCCAGTGATACAGAGAAAACAGGGAGCGGACAGCCAGCACATGTTTACAACCAGTGCCGTTTATCGAGATATGTATAGTATCGTTATTACCGCCAATGCCGATGCGGCCACAGTAAGACTCTCCACATGGAGACAGTAAGTTAAAAGAGTTTTCATAGAACTGAAATTGCTTATCCAGTGGTGCAGACATGGATAGTCCAAGCACCTTGTTGACGAACACACGCAAGCACTCCTCAAAGTACTGACGCATGACAAAATCGGTGTATGCCTTATAGTCCTCATAGGATTGACCATCCCTGATTATCTGACGATTAATAACCGGAGCCTGAGGAAAGTGAGG
This is a stretch of genomic DNA from Vibrio sp. SCSIO 43137. It encodes these proteins:
- a CDS encoding bifunctional acetate--CoA ligase family protein/GNAT family N-acetyltransferase, coding for MNNIAKLLKPTSVAVIGASNTPFRAGKVVMTNLLEGGFQGAIMPVSPKYKAVCGVLAYPDINSLPIVPDVAVLCTHASRNKQIFEQLAEKKVSTAIVLSSDMHTPVEGSKTIEEECIEIAKKNGIRVLGSNSLGIILPWKNFNASFSPVSAAQGNIAFISQSAAVCTTVLDWANDKGIGFSSFISIGNGSDIDVAELLDHLCTDSKTNAILLYIDSIKDARRFMSAARAASRNRRILVLKGGKTYAGRQAAIRHTGGTDTLDIIYDSAIRRTGMLRVNNTHELFAAVETLTHSVPLRGERLGIITNGGGPSIMAVDTLLQWGGKLADLSDNTITMLDAKLPSSWSRSNPVDMIGDADKKRYVDTINTMLDSDDIDALLIMHSPSAIAHSTETAEAVIECVKKHPRHKRFNILTNWTGEKTTREARLLFTQAGIPTYRTPESAVVAYMHLVEYRRNQKHLMETPTTSEQVDQASVKQARDWVIEQTTQSEVTLDTHQISPLLKYYKFTVLDTWIAQEPAEAVQIADQISYPVAVKLRSPDIAHKSDVNGVVLNLRNPVEVQSAAQSILDGVQLNYPSASVQGLIVQAMASRIGAYELRVKVKSDEIFGPVILLGEGGSDWDESIDAAAAMLPLNMALARYLIIRAIKGNKIRSQKAMNINIDDLCEFLVRLSQMVVDNPQIHELDIHPLLAVEGSLTILDADLKLRHYQGEANDKLAIRPYPVELEESIKVKSGEDILIRPILPEDEPEHATFLSNVSKDDLYKRFFSDVGEFNHEALANLTQIDFDREIAFVAIDMQGNILGESRALIDPENIDAEFAILIRSDRKGCGLGRILMERIIRYCKNKGTRQMSGMTMPTNRGMLTLAQKLGFEIDVQFADGTADMLLPLD
- a CDS encoding SPOR domain-containing protein, which translates into the protein MKKISIISISLLLAACSTSGDYVTEVTSDSFREEYKTEPVVEAIAANSMTESTMEQAPVQQAEPAMTQKQNMVRVTRTQPMQQQMQQQPRMVTPAASNNKTVRIIAPTRKQVESNKRYGFTIQVIAVDSSAKATNLAKKLPSDHPVWENYKQVNGTQWYTLLYGDYATRSEAKAAIQTLPQMFRDLKPFVKSLDEVKNSPYPKLIKLR
- a CDS encoding D-alanine--D-alanine ligase — translated: MTKTTIALLCGGGSSEHEVSLISAEYIFQQLSKHSDFSIVRVEITKDGWIYDDQQVVFDISKKALVAEELDIAIDYIVPCVHGYPGETGDLQSMFELAGVPYLGCDPEASKNSFNKITSKLWYDALGIPNTPYLFLTENNPQSKQSAYNAFDKWGKLFVKAASQGSSVGCYSVTNSDELSDIIDSAFGYSDQVLIEKSLKPRELEVAAYEYEGQLYVTAPGEVIAPEGDFYSYEEKYSADSHSVTEVEAQGVSEEMTAKIATYSKMVFNQMKLKDLSRIDFFLTEEGELYLNEVNTFPGMTPISMFPKMMEHNGHKFSDYLASAIRRAVNSRV
- a CDS encoding tyrosine-type recombinase/integrase; its protein translation is MRKKVSPIDNPKHCASSVKRWSETVTEQDVVQLTQGKYSRSSVLAMRTDWNRFVLFCESKHVRPLPASVTAVRLFLEHECRDRKFATLRRYSITIGIIHFIHCYSDPTNHRQIKFTLQQLRLKKHGDAKQSSPLTKEHLLQLNIMLSSCPEIRGIRDLSIYFVMFECALKRSELKKLQIEDISLQKSHALLRVGENKYQLSELACKAISKWVRLLYGSQGVLFRRIDKHSNIGTGQLDDSSIYRILRRASDLLGLPEHMKFNGQSARVGATKELQTQGYKLKEIQDFGRWMSPAMPAQYLEKTSTAEGEMAKFRAIKPWS
- a CDS encoding DUF3319 domain-containing protein; its protein translation is MATTFHRGYCIQSGADKDVWHVRVKKQVLSGNLPAVKKSIDWWCDTATIIDPKEFASLAPKKDEEVNEQQEDYNGHLLKSDSGAKNSWYCFFNGKLVKGSKDAIKKHIDKHSEVNATRNKS
- the yciH gene encoding stress response translation initiation inhibitor YciH, coding for MTLVYSTETGRIKPEEQKVARPKGDGIVRIQRQTKGRKGKGVCIVTGLDLDDKALKLMAAELKKVCGCGGAVKQGDIEIQGDNRDKIKAHLEKKGLTVKLAGG
- a CDS encoding gcrA cell cycle regulator family protein; amino-acid sequence: MDNVSTATTELQASECSFSDLLVKRPIDTSEPKQTRSYRYWTDEDNKTLESMYKKGCSLDEIGAFFEKSPNTIGDRLRKLGIKRCKALSVKQELFLIKNYWLLGTKGCAKRLNRSCSSIAYYARLLKLKIPTRDQYDPPIYRKLLPYDMAKRICILERKSPTSKDRVEDSIVILYDKYRPSKHMAAFHLDELCLALDRHFGRRDGVTASALTHGWKR
- a CDS encoding DUF1293 family protein, with translation MKKGLFVLGITFMDGERGKSAILNISRPLRDLDTGSFKRQVFGESGEINLKYDQPLYMDYNYACQLRDTGALVPRREYEVDTALDYDDPLAGSKVIELIPVDEDIKAHFKASMKQ